A single Candidatus Hydrogenedentota bacterium DNA region contains:
- a CDS encoding M20/M25/M40 family metallo-hydrolase → MASTEHEDRYRVFTIPPEEARRIDEAEYFARKPRFTSLFVLVFLVGVGAASLIALRPPAPLASDAPATEFSALRAIQHNYVIATEPHPSGSPANDRVQAYIVDTLRSFGVDAQVVTTYFAEGQSAGRSNFILARIPGTGNTKAFGLMAHYDSTPYGPGAADDCSGVISLLEIAHVLKASPPLKNDIVFVFTDGEEVGLRGAKAFANHPWFNEVALMTNLESRGTQGNSLVFDTSEQNGWLVAELMRGMRYLCASSFMYDVYKMLPFSSDFDALRRHGMKGCDIAFIDNFAWYHTANDRPEHLNLATLQQHGSCGLDLARHFGSIPLDGTITAPDATYFNVFGYWLARYPLSWGEPLAFAVAAFVGLVLLIGLVTRKISVTGTIAGAVMLPITAAIAAAACVGILAYVWGPDIATRLYTENFTRIPDLTPLYHNALYTTSYVAASIAVASLIYGALSRWVSSLSLLAGAYVWWIALLFVLNLYLPGGSYAALWPLAISAAGTFACFLFSKRGQLRPGWIVFLSFFAAPAVLLFTPMYRSFAATVMIAGAPGFAAFVVLVLGLMIPQLDLMGRVNRWWLPALSTAVAIGLVTAGVMNSSFTRDRPKLDSVSYGIDYDANKAYWLSPDREPDEWTAQFFPPGTQRAQYSEFASSNEPVLKAPAPIAPEYPGPQVTIASDVTTNAVRELTLHIASPAKAASMAVRVQSDANVLGASLFSKTLATEERGLHVDINVFPPEGVDLALRLAAGGPVTVNARETFYGLPSIPGIKPRPDYIIASPNTVDHGGRALDSNRIFVTRTVHF, encoded by the coding sequence ATGGCATCCACCGAACACGAAGACCGCTACCGGGTGTTCACGATTCCGCCGGAGGAGGCGCGGCGGATCGACGAGGCGGAGTATTTCGCGAGGAAGCCGCGCTTCACGTCGTTGTTCGTGTTGGTGTTTTTGGTGGGGGTGGGGGCGGCGTCGTTGATTGCCTTGCGGCCTCCCGCGCCGTTGGCGTCGGATGCCCCCGCAACAGAATTCTCGGCGTTGCGCGCGATTCAGCACAACTACGTGATCGCGACGGAGCCGCATCCGTCGGGGTCGCCCGCGAATGACCGCGTGCAAGCGTACATCGTCGACACGCTGCGGTCCTTCGGGGTTGATGCGCAAGTGGTCACGACGTATTTCGCGGAAGGGCAAAGCGCGGGCCGGTCCAACTTCATTCTCGCGCGCATTCCCGGAACGGGGAACACAAAGGCATTCGGTTTGATGGCCCACTACGATTCGACTCCGTACGGCCCCGGCGCGGCGGACGATTGTTCCGGGGTCATCTCTCTGTTGGAAATTGCGCATGTCTTGAAAGCGTCGCCGCCGCTGAAGAACGACATCGTCTTCGTGTTCACGGACGGCGAGGAGGTGGGACTGCGCGGCGCGAAGGCGTTCGCGAACCACCCCTGGTTTAACGAAGTCGCCCTCATGACCAACCTCGAATCGCGCGGCACGCAAGGCAATTCGCTCGTCTTCGACACGAGCGAACAGAACGGCTGGCTTGTCGCGGAACTGATGCGCGGCATGCGGTACCTGTGCGCGTCGTCGTTCATGTACGACGTGTACAAGATGCTGCCGTTCTCCTCCGACTTCGACGCATTGCGCCGCCACGGCATGAAGGGCTGCGACATCGCGTTCATCGACAACTTCGCGTGGTACCATACAGCGAACGACCGGCCCGAGCACCTCAACCTCGCCACGTTGCAGCAACACGGTTCGTGCGGCCTCGACCTCGCGCGTCACTTCGGCAGCATCCCGCTCGACGGTACAATCACGGCCCCCGACGCAACGTACTTCAACGTGTTCGGCTATTGGCTCGCGCGCTACCCGTTGTCCTGGGGCGAGCCGCTGGCCTTCGCGGTGGCCGCGTTCGTTGGCCTTGTGCTCCTAATCGGGCTCGTGACCCGCAAGATCTCCGTCACGGGCACAATTGCAGGGGCTGTCATGTTGCCCATCACCGCCGCGATTGCGGCGGCGGCGTGCGTCGGCATTCTCGCGTACGTCTGGGGACCGGACATCGCGACGCGCCTGTACACGGAGAACTTCACGCGCATACCGGACCTGACGCCGCTGTATCACAACGCGCTCTATACGACTTCCTACGTCGCGGCAAGTATTGCGGTGGCCTCGCTGATCTACGGGGCATTGTCGCGGTGGGTTTCGTCGCTGAGTCTGCTTGCCGGCGCATACGTGTGGTGGATTGCCCTGCTCTTCGTGTTGAACCTGTATTTGCCTGGCGGCAGCTATGCGGCTCTGTGGCCGCTGGCGATCAGCGCGGCCGGTACGTTCGCGTGCTTCTTGTTCTCCAAACGCGGCCAACTCCGTCCGGGTTGGATCGTTTTTCTCTCGTTCTTTGCTGCGCCCGCGGTGCTGTTGTTCACCCCGATGTACCGGTCGTTCGCGGCGACGGTCATGATAGCGGGCGCTCCGGGATTTGCCGCATTCGTGGTGCTGGTGTTGGGTTTGATGATCCCGCAATTGGACCTTATGGGCCGCGTGAACCGCTGGTGGTTGCCCGCATTGAGCACAGCGGTGGCCATTGGTTTGGTGACGGCAGGCGTGATGAACAGCAGTTTCACGCGTGATCGCCCTAAGCTCGATTCCGTGTCGTATGGGATCGACTACGATGCCAACAAGGCGTACTGGCTCAGCCCGGATCGCGAACCCGACGAGTGGACCGCGCAGTTCTTTCCGCCCGGCACGCAGCGCGCGCAGTACTCCGAATTCGCGTCTAGCAACGAGCCTGTGTTGAAAGCGCCCGCGCCGATAGCGCCCGAGTATCCAGGTCCGCAAGTGACTATCGCCTCCGATGTCACGACGAACGCCGTGCGCGAACTCACCCTGCATATTGCGTCGCCCGCGAAAGCCGCGAGCATGGCAGTGCGCGTACAGTCGGATGCGAATGTGCTCGGCGCGTCGCTATTCAGCAAGACCCTGGCCACGGAAGAGCGTGGATTGCACGTGGACATCAACGTGTTTCCGCCGGAGGGAGTCGATCTTGCGCTGCGGCTTGCGGCGGGCGGCCCCGTGACGGTGAACGCGCGCGAGACCTTCTACGGCCTGCCGAGCATCCCCGGCATCAAGCCGCGTCCCGACTACATCATCGCGTCACCCAACACCGTCGATCACGGCGGCAGAGCGCTCGATAGCAACCGCATTTTCGTAACCCGCACTGTCCATTTCTAA